The Haloplanus salinarum genome includes a region encoding these proteins:
- a CDS encoding ribonucleotide-diphosphate reductase subunit beta: protein MNENKTIGGDPETDIFSERTQLKPYEYTDFLEYKDAIRNSYWVHTEFNFSGDVQDFKINTTPAEKTVIKRTMLAIAQIEVQVKTFWAEIYDEMPKAEIGNVGMTFAESEVRHMDAYSHLLDILGITEDFEEVTDVPAIEERIDYLDEYLEKSESDDKQEYVMSLLLFSTFVEHVSLFSQFLIMTSFDKHEKKFKGIANAVEATSKEEQIHGLFGVELVETIREENPDLFDEDFEEEVQAACQQAFEAEMKILDWIFGEGELEFLPRAHVDAFLRDRFNQSLENVGVEPIFDPDDDLLEETRWFDEDIMMTKDNDFFSKRSTTYNKHAQSVTAEEMF from the coding sequence ATGAATGAAAACAAAACCATAGGCGGAGATCCAGAGACCGACATCTTCTCGGAACGAACACAGCTTAAGCCGTATGAGTACACCGATTTCCTCGAGTACAAAGACGCAATACGGAACAGCTACTGGGTTCACACGGAGTTCAACTTCTCAGGAGACGTTCAAGACTTCAAGATTAACACGACTCCGGCCGAGAAGACCGTCATCAAACGGACGATGCTGGCTATCGCGCAAATCGAGGTCCAGGTCAAAACCTTCTGGGCAGAAATCTACGACGAGATGCCCAAAGCGGAGATCGGGAACGTCGGCATGACCTTCGCCGAGAGCGAGGTCAGACACATGGATGCGTACAGCCACCTCCTCGACATCTTGGGGATCACGGAGGACTTCGAGGAGGTGACCGACGTACCCGCAATCGAGGAGCGGATCGACTACCTCGACGAGTACCTCGAGAAGAGCGAGAGCGACGATAAACAGGAGTACGTGATGAGTCTCCTGCTGTTCTCCACGTTCGTTGAGCACGTCTCGCTGTTCTCGCAGTTCCTCATCATGACGAGCTTCGACAAACACGAAAAGAAATTCAAGGGGATCGCGAACGCCGTCGAAGCGACCAGCAAGGAGGAGCAGATTCACGGACTGTTCGGTGTCGAACTCGTGGAGACGATTCGCGAGGAGAATCCGGACCTCTTCGACGAGGACTTCGAAGAAGAGGTCCAAGCGGCCTGTCAGCAGGCGTTTGAGGCAGAGATGAAGATACTGGACTGGATCTTCGGTGAGGGCGAATTGGAGTTCCTTCCCCGGGCGCACGTCGACGCGTTCCTGCGGGACCGGTTCAACCAGAGCCTCGAGAACGTCGGTGTCGAGCCGATATTCGACCCGGACGATGACCTGCTCGAGGAGACACGGTGGTTCGACGAGGACATCATGATGACGAAGGACAACGACTTCTTCAGCAAGCGGTCGACCACGTACAACAAGCACGCACAGAGCGTCACCGCGGAGGAAATGTTCTAA
- the nrdR gene encoding transcriptional regulator NrdR, with the protein MNCPDCGNERTRVIDTGTSADGTSVRRRRECQRCSFRFTTYERPEWEALQVKKRDGTIESFDRQKLRAGIERAVEKRDVTETTVTALVDDIESELQGREARIVSSNLIGELVSANLRTLDKVAYIRFVSVYKAFSEPQEFLRELDAVLDAELDDFEASNSSL; encoded by the coding sequence ATGAACTGCCCGGACTGCGGGAACGAGCGAACACGCGTCATCGATACAGGGACCAGTGCCGACGGAACCTCCGTCCGACGGCGCCGCGAGTGTCAACGCTGTTCGTTCCGCTTTACGACCTACGAACGTCCGGAGTGGGAGGCACTCCAGGTGAAAAAACGCGACGGAACCATCGAATCGTTCGACCGACAGAAACTCCGCGCCGGGATCGAGCGAGCCGTTGAGAAGCGAGATGTGACCGAGACAACAGTGACTGCTCTCGTCGACGATATCGAGAGCGAACTGCAAGGTCGGGAGGCGCGTATCGTCTCTTCGAATCTCATCGGCGAACTCGTCTCTGCGAACCTCCGCACGCTCGATAAGGTAGCTTACATTCGATTTGTCTCCGTTTACAAAGCATTCTCTGAGCCGCAGGAATTCCTGAGAGAACTTGACGCAGTCTTGGATGCAGAACTCGATGACTTCGAAGCCTCGAACAGCTCACTATGA